A genomic segment from Chitinophaga niabensis encodes:
- a CDS encoding RagB/SusD family nutrient uptake outer membrane protein has protein sequence MKRYQINTTARAWCMFILCLLGITNEGCNKYLDVTPENVGTIDYAFRNRNEAENYLFTCYNNLQQMSNVLGDPGFTTSAEIVYPNDLSERPISDEGFQLIRGTTQNISNPILNYWDGSNMAPNIFQAIRRCNIMLENIDKPIDLSEEEKARWIAETKFLKGYYHYFLARMYGPVPIYKVNQNVTAPIEEIRVKRAPVDSVFNYAVQLMDEAIPDLPVQIANMQQELGRITKVIALSVKAEILATQASPLYNGNPDYARFKNKDGEVLFSATADPAKWQRAAAAAKAAIDEAASLNMKLYTFIQPANLPVLTDSLRKVLTIQNAVTEKWDFNAELIWALNGTFGYQNFCIPRLTTKAVENSTSAAGSFTVPLSTTDLFYTDNGVPINEDKTWDYGRRFELQTGDNANKYFIKSGYTTIRNNFKREVRYYANIGFDGGVWFGNGVTDQNNPLYIEAKGPDSKAGPKDRVRINMLAMWPKKLVNYLTVFNEGVQQSAYRLPRTRLADLYLLYAECLNEASGPSPEVYNYIDLVRQRAGLKGVVESWAQFSSAPNKPTTKDGLREIIHRERRVELCFEGKAGWDLRRWKEMLTVLAPPIQGWSIFQKTNSNFYTLQTLFIPGMTVRDYFWPLSDAALSNNPNLVQTLYW, from the coding sequence ATGAAGCGCTATCAAATAAATACAACAGCCCGTGCGTGGTGCATGTTTATACTGTGTTTGCTGGGGATCACAAATGAAGGCTGCAATAAATACCTGGACGTTACCCCGGAGAATGTAGGCACTATAGATTATGCTTTCCGGAACAGGAATGAAGCGGAGAACTACCTGTTCACCTGCTACAATAACCTGCAGCAAATGAGCAATGTGCTGGGTGATCCTGGTTTTACCACATCGGCTGAGATCGTTTATCCCAATGATCTGTCTGAAAGACCTATTTCTGATGAAGGCTTCCAGCTGATCCGTGGAACAACACAGAATATTTCCAATCCTATCCTCAATTACTGGGATGGTAGCAATATGGCTCCCAATATCTTCCAGGCTATCCGCCGTTGCAACATCATGCTGGAGAACATTGATAAACCTATTGATCTCTCTGAGGAAGAAAAAGCAAGATGGATTGCGGAAACAAAATTCCTGAAAGGATATTACCATTATTTCCTCGCCAGGATGTATGGCCCCGTTCCCATCTATAAAGTGAATCAGAACGTTACAGCCCCGATAGAGGAGATCAGGGTGAAAAGGGCGCCGGTGGATTCCGTATTCAATTACGCTGTTCAACTGATGGATGAAGCTATTCCTGATCTGCCAGTGCAGATAGCAAACATGCAACAGGAACTGGGACGGATCACAAAGGTGATCGCTTTATCTGTAAAAGCTGAAATACTGGCTACGCAGGCAAGCCCCTTATACAATGGTAATCCTGACTATGCAAGGTTTAAGAATAAAGACGGGGAGGTGTTATTCTCTGCAACGGCAGACCCAGCCAAATGGCAACGCGCCGCTGCTGCTGCTAAGGCTGCTATTGATGAAGCGGCCAGCCTCAACATGAAATTATACACCTTCATTCAACCCGCCAACCTGCCGGTGCTGACGGATTCCCTCCGCAAAGTGCTTACCATTCAGAATGCGGTGACAGAGAAGTGGGATTTCAATGCAGAGCTGATCTGGGCACTCAATGGCACCTTCGGTTACCAGAACTTCTGTATTCCCCGCCTCACCACCAAAGCAGTGGAAAACTCAACTTCGGCGGCAGGCAGCTTTACTGTTCCCTTATCGACAACAGATCTTTTCTATACGGACAATGGTGTACCCATCAATGAAGATAAGACCTGGGATTATGGCCGCCGTTTTGAGTTGCAGACAGGTGATAACGCTAACAAGTACTTTATCAAGAGTGGCTACACCACTATCAGGAATAATTTCAAACGTGAAGTACGGTATTATGCCAACATCGGTTTCGATGGCGGTGTATGGTTTGGGAATGGCGTAACAGATCAGAATAACCCGTTGTACATTGAAGCAAAAGGCCCTGATTCAAAGGCGGGGCCTAAAGACCGTGTGCGGATCAATATGCTGGCTATGTGGCCTAAAAAGCTGGTGAATTACCTCACAGTTTTCAATGAAGGTGTGCAGCAATCAGCTTACCGTTTGCCACGCACCCGCCTGGCAGATCTGTACCTGTTATATGCAGAATGCCTGAACGAGGCCAGCGGACCTTCTCCGGAAGTATATAACTATATAGACCTCGTACGCCAACGGGCAGGCCTCAAAGGTGTGGTGGAATCCTGGGCGCAGTTCAGCTCAGCTCCTAATAAGCCAACCACCAAAGATGGCCTGCGTGAGATCATTCACCGGGAACGCCGGGTGGAATTATGCTTTGAAGGAAAAGCAGGATGGGACCTCAGGAGATGGAAGGAAATGCTTACCGTACTTGCGCCACCTATACAGGGATGGAGCATCTTCCAGAAAACAAACAGCAATTTTTACACCCTGCAAACTTTGTTCATACCCGGAATGACTGTAAGGGACTACTTCTGGCCATTGTCAGACGCTGCATTGTCCAATAACCCTAATCTGGTACAAACACTGTATTGGTAA
- a CDS encoding DUF5000 domain-containing lipoprotein, with protein sequence MNNKYIFLTFTLLLAVIACTKVKDYNDPISGDKTKPGVISNIKVANFNGGSHITYSLPSSGNVLYVKAEYVIDEKTGKKRQTKSSYYSDSIMVQGFAEKKEYSVTLTTVTRSNVESDPVTVKVFPDTPVYKQVAKTIRMQPDFGGLNVQTENVNKKPVGVIVLYKPAGSDRYSIYEQKFSDFAALSFSSRGFDTLPKQFAVYITDQWGNNSDTLFQTIKPLFEKELDKSKFFANALPSDGRIGFGWALSNLWNGNTGGTGWHTVQENVPLPIVCTFGLGVSAKISRFVLYGRSGYEYGHGNPKVFSIWGSDKPAPADQVLPVFAEEGTILGDWVNMGNYVWPGPPSGAPPASPTATDRAVFNRGMEFNVLFTAPKTRFIRMAVTESWSGATFAHAMEITLFGNTN encoded by the coding sequence ATGAATAATAAATATATCTTTTTAACATTCACTCTGCTGCTGGCGGTTATAGCCTGTACCAAAGTAAAGGATTACAATGACCCTATTTCAGGAGATAAAACAAAGCCGGGAGTGATCAGCAATATAAAAGTGGCCAACTTCAACGGTGGCTCTCATATCACTTACAGCCTGCCTTCTTCGGGAAACGTGCTGTATGTGAAAGCGGAATATGTGATCGATGAGAAGACAGGAAAGAAGCGGCAGACAAAATCCAGTTACTACAGTGATAGTATCATGGTACAGGGCTTTGCAGAAAAAAAGGAGTACTCGGTTACGCTCACCACTGTCACCCGTTCCAATGTAGAATCTGATCCGGTAACGGTAAAGGTTTTCCCGGATACGCCGGTTTACAAACAGGTGGCTAAAACTATCAGGATGCAACCCGATTTTGGAGGGCTCAACGTTCAGACGGAAAACGTCAATAAAAAACCGGTGGGTGTGATCGTGTTGTATAAACCAGCTGGTTCAGACAGGTATTCCATCTATGAGCAAAAGTTCAGTGATTTTGCGGCGCTCAGTTTTTCTTCACGTGGATTTGACACACTGCCCAAACAATTTGCCGTATACATCACGGACCAATGGGGCAACAATTCCGATACACTTTTTCAAACCATCAAACCCTTATTTGAAAAGGAGTTGGATAAAAGTAAATTCTTCGCAAATGCCTTACCCAGCGATGGGAGGATAGGTTTCGGATGGGCCTTGTCCAATCTATGGAACGGCAATACTGGTGGTACCGGCTGGCATACGGTACAGGAGAATGTGCCCTTACCCATCGTATGTACGTTTGGGTTGGGCGTTTCGGCCAAAATAAGCCGCTTTGTATTATATGGGAGGTCTGGTTATGAATATGGCCATGGAAATCCCAAGGTATTCTCCATATGGGGTTCAGATAAACCTGCTCCGGCAGATCAGGTGTTGCCTGTATTTGCAGAAGAAGGTACCATTTTGGGAGATTGGGTGAACATGGGTAATTACGTATGGCCAGGGCCGCCATCAGGAGCACCCCCAGCTTCACCTACGGCAACAGACAGGGCTGTGTTTAACCGTGGTATGGAATTCAATGTTCTCTTCACGGCGCCTAAAACAAGGTTTATCAGAATGGCCGTTACCGAATCATGGTCTGGCGCCACTTTTGCGCATGCCATGGAAATCACCTTGTTTGGAAATACTAATTAA
- a CDS encoding DUF4998 domain-containing protein, whose translation MKKSIILLLFTSCLYFSCNKGEVEYKDLLGGSEVIYPGLTGNFKAFQGNLRVKLQWNPSPDPSITKYLIYWNNNTDSMTLTASSNNTQDTISTMITGIGEYVQNFVLYTFDAKGNRSIGQSLSGVRIFGPLYVSSLINRPVDASKPIVALDPNTYKVFFSKPDTILNTGTSISYLDNLQNPVTLNLDAKTDSVVLNLVKAGTKVAIRSAYVPVRNAVDTFRVTYSDTLLLK comes from the coding sequence ATGAAAAAAAGTATCATCCTGCTGCTTTTTACTTCCTGCCTGTATTTCAGCTGTAATAAAGGCGAAGTGGAATATAAGGACCTGTTAGGTGGCAGCGAAGTAATTTATCCGGGCCTCACCGGCAATTTCAAAGCATTCCAGGGAAACCTGCGGGTAAAACTGCAATGGAACCCAAGCCCGGACCCAAGCATAACTAAATATCTTATTTACTGGAATAATAACACGGATTCGATGACGCTGACTGCTTCCAGCAATAATACGCAGGACACGATCAGTACTATGATCACCGGCATCGGAGAGTATGTGCAGAACTTTGTATTGTATACTTTCGATGCTAAAGGGAACAGATCAATAGGGCAATCGCTTTCCGGAGTAAGGATCTTTGGACCCTTATATGTTTCCTCTCTTATCAACCGGCCGGTGGATGCCAGCAAGCCAATCGTGGCCTTGGACCCTAATACGTACAAGGTGTTCTTTTCGAAACCTGATACCATACTGAATACAGGTACTTCCATATCCTACCTGGATAACCTGCAGAACCCTGTTACGCTTAACCTGGATGCAAAAACAGATTCTGTTGTGCTGAACCTGGTAAAGGCAGGTACCAAAGTTGCCATACGTTCCGCATATGTGCCGGTACGTAATGCCGTGGATACATTTCGTGTGACGTATAGTGACACCTTACTGCTCAAATAA
- a CDS encoding SDR family oxidoreductase, with product MKIVVIGGTGLIGTKLVSNLLQLDNQVVAASPAMGVNTITGEGLSRAMEGAEIVVDVSNSPSYEEKFVMRFFETSGRNLMAAGKAAGVTHHIALSIVGTEELAAQSPYLRAKLAQETIIRESGLPFTIVHSTQFFEFLSGIAQSNTQGQTVHLSPAYVQPITADDVAAALTETTMAVPHNDMVEIGGPERVRLSDIVERYLAEINDPRTVVADPQARYFGALLTDKVLVPGESAYLGTTNYDAWMAAQRKPV from the coding sequence ATGAAAATTGTAGTCATCGGAGGTACCGGGTTAATAGGAACAAAGCTCGTATCGAACCTCCTCCAGTTGGATAACCAGGTAGTGGCTGCATCCCCGGCCATGGGAGTTAATACCATCACAGGAGAGGGCTTGTCCAGGGCAATGGAGGGCGCTGAAATAGTAGTAGACGTATCCAATTCCCCTTCTTACGAAGAGAAGTTTGTGATGCGTTTTTTTGAAACTTCCGGCAGGAACCTGATGGCTGCCGGAAAAGCGGCAGGTGTTACGCATCACATCGCGCTTTCTATCGTGGGTACAGAAGAGCTCGCAGCGCAAAGCCCCTATCTCAGGGCAAAGCTGGCCCAGGAAACAATCATCAGGGAGTCAGGCTTACCTTTTACCATTGTTCATTCCACCCAATTCTTCGAATTCCTTAGCGGCATTGCACAATCCAATACACAGGGGCAAACCGTGCATCTTTCTCCCGCATATGTTCAACCCATCACGGCAGATGATGTGGCCGCTGCACTAACAGAAACCACCATGGCCGTACCTCATAATGATATGGTGGAAATTGGGGGCCCGGAGCGTGTAAGGCTCTCCGATATCGTTGAGCGATACCTTGCTGAGATCAATGATCCACGCACTGTTGTGGCTGATCCCCAGGCACGTTACTTCGGTGCATTGCTCACTGACAAGGTACTGGTTCCCGGAGAAAGTGCGTACCTTGGTACTACTAATTATGATGCCTGGATGGCTGCTCAACGTAAACCTGTATAA
- a CDS encoding succinate dehydrogenase cytochrome b subunit, which translates to MNWFVKFISSSIGKKMMMALTGLFLISFLVVHCAINALIFYNDGGKTFNIGAHFMGTNPIIRTIEIVLIAGLLWHIGQGLYLWKKNRDARPVKYLVNKGNANSTWYSRSMALMGTIILLFLVVHTSNFWIPNRTHQFFHGEELPLYDMMQEKFQQPIEVIIYLIGCFALYWHLLHGFKSAFQSLGLNHVKYNGLITFSGVAFSIVVPFVLAMMPVAIYFRWIT; encoded by the coding sequence ATGAACTGGTTTGTAAAATTCATTTCAAGCTCTATTGGTAAAAAAATGATGATGGCATTGACAGGGCTCTTCCTGATCAGTTTCCTGGTAGTACATTGCGCCATTAATGCTTTGATCTTTTATAACGATGGAGGAAAAACCTTCAACATCGGGGCGCATTTCATGGGCACTAATCCTATTATCCGCACCATTGAAATTGTATTGATAGCCGGATTACTCTGGCATATTGGTCAAGGCCTGTATTTGTGGAAGAAGAACCGGGATGCACGGCCCGTGAAATACCTGGTGAATAAAGGAAATGCCAACAGTACATGGTATAGCCGGAGTATGGCCCTGATGGGTACAATTATCCTCTTATTCCTGGTAGTGCATACCTCTAATTTCTGGATACCTAACCGTACGCATCAGTTCTTTCATGGAGAGGAATTGCCTTTGTATGATATGATGCAGGAAAAATTTCAGCAACCTATAGAGGTGATCATTTACCTGATAGGTTGCTTTGCACTTTACTGGCACCTGCTACATGGGTTTAAAAGTGCATTTCAATCCCTGGGATTGAACCATGTAAAGTATAACGGGCTCATCACTTTTTCCGGAGTAGCTTTTTCTATTGTTGTTCCGTTCGTACTGGCTATGATGCCGGTAGCTATTTACTTCCGCTGGATAACATGA
- a CDS encoding DUF6130 family protein → MKRIIMYLLTFSSVLAGMAQSLHLRTAAPVIALANEPAAKLVADAPLPASLAQGRVVIQYYAQNLRILPVYGSGALDVSPRIGHLHVTVDDAPWHWADGSNEPLIVNGLAPGPHHILLELADPTHKVIDSKAVSFVIPEVTGGIHAHHAGSEIHGTVATSTIIPAATPLTAREFNGPAPVVPLDSEPAPVLVVDQPLAEPLATGRVIVQYRTQHLRILPAFGTAALSVSPRIGHIHVTVDGGPWRWADSSNEPIIIVGMKPGPHKILVELVDPTHKTITQQTISFTVPEASLYHGATDHVIQRK, encoded by the coding sequence ATGAAACGTATCATTATGTATTTGCTCACGTTTTCTTCCGTTTTAGCCGGGATGGCACAATCACTCCATCTCCGCACGGCGGCACCTGTTATAGCCCTGGCAAATGAACCGGCTGCAAAACTGGTAGCAGATGCTCCCCTGCCCGCATCACTGGCACAGGGCCGGGTAGTGATCCAGTACTATGCTCAAAACCTCCGCATACTGCCGGTATATGGTAGTGGGGCATTGGATGTTTCTCCCCGCATTGGCCATTTGCATGTGACTGTTGATGATGCACCCTGGCATTGGGCAGACGGCAGCAATGAGCCACTGATAGTAAATGGATTAGCCCCAGGGCCACATCACATTCTGCTGGAACTCGCTGATCCTACCCATAAGGTGATAGACAGTAAAGCGGTATCTTTTGTAATACCTGAGGTAACCGGTGGTATTCATGCGCATCATGCAGGATCGGAGATCCATGGCACTGTGGCAACTTCAACTATAATACCAGCAGCAACTCCTTTAACTGCACGTGAATTTAACGGCCCCGCTCCTGTGGTACCATTAGACAGTGAACCTGCGCCTGTTCTGGTAGTGGATCAGCCCCTGGCGGAACCGCTGGCAACGGGCCGTGTGATAGTGCAATACCGCACGCAGCACCTCCGCATCCTGCCTGCTTTCGGGACTGCAGCATTAAGTGTTTCACCCCGTATCGGTCATATTCATGTAACCGTTGATGGTGGCCCATGGCGTTGGGCAGATAGCAGTAATGAACCTATTATTATAGTTGGCATGAAACCCGGACCGCATAAGATCCTTGTGGAGCTGGTAGACCCAACGCACAAAACCATCACACAGCAAACTATTTCTTTCACCGTTCCGGAAGCAAGTCTTTATCACGGTGCTACAGATCATGTTATCCAGCGGAAGTAA
- a CDS encoding discoidin domain-containing protein — MKKHNQHLMLSGMLCLSGIFGACRREITPADTAPRTDTFMTAPSSNAYNVNVIYFVPSDGDTIVNYRARLNGVLRHGQAFYNKWMSYHGFGDRTFGLTSDSTGRVKVIVVRGNLTKDQYPYEGGGNKVITEMNTWFAAHPAEKSSEHTLVIMPASTYGPDGDPGGVPFYGLGRWCFALDYAEMDTSYLGQNNTLGNRATKWIGGLMHELGHGINLPHNKEKVSEGANPAMGTALMGSGNYTYGKTATFLTKASAAILNNCQVFRATTATDIYGGGSATINTLKASYSSGNINLKVKYTATKTVNNVIIYHDREDGADYDAVAWTAVPAGDSIQISMPISEIQNKTNNYKLRIRFLFTNGSSAEKSYSYSYSGGLPVLDIDTKDELSKTGWTINYVNSQENDGAAANLLDNNPSTIWHTQWKSTQPAHPHTVIVDMQSSKNITGLSFLQRENLNGSLKDITIHTSADNITYTSQGAHTLQNVNTIQYKTFASVVNCRYIKIVTASNYSGSHYAVLAELGAF, encoded by the coding sequence ATGAAAAAGCACAACCAGCATCTAATGCTCTCAGGAATGTTATGTCTATCCGGCATTTTTGGAGCTTGCAGGCGGGAGATCACGCCTGCAGACACAGCGCCCCGCACAGACACGTTTATGACCGCGCCCAGCAGCAACGCTTACAATGTAAATGTGATCTATTTCGTTCCCTCAGACGGGGATACCATTGTTAACTACCGTGCAAGGCTGAACGGTGTGCTACGGCACGGACAGGCCTTCTATAACAAATGGATGAGTTACCATGGATTTGGCGACCGCACCTTTGGCCTTACGAGTGATAGTACCGGCCGTGTAAAAGTGATCGTGGTAAGAGGTAACCTTACCAAAGATCAATATCCTTACGAAGGTGGTGGCAACAAAGTGATCACGGAAATGAATACCTGGTTTGCGGCACATCCTGCCGAGAAAAGCAGTGAACACACATTGGTAATTATGCCGGCCAGTACTTATGGGCCGGATGGAGACCCGGGTGGTGTACCTTTTTATGGTCTTGGCCGCTGGTGTTTTGCATTGGATTATGCAGAGATGGATACCAGTTACCTGGGGCAGAACAATACACTCGGCAACAGGGCTACAAAATGGATCGGTGGCCTGATGCATGAGCTGGGCCATGGTATTAACCTGCCACACAACAAAGAAAAAGTATCTGAAGGTGCTAACCCTGCTATGGGTACGGCACTTATGGGAAGTGGCAACTATACCTATGGTAAAACAGCCACCTTCCTCACTAAAGCCAGTGCAGCCATCCTTAATAACTGCCAGGTATTCCGCGCTACAACAGCAACAGATATCTACGGCGGCGGCAGCGCTACCATCAATACGCTCAAGGCCAGTTACAGCAGCGGTAACATCAACCTGAAAGTAAAATATACGGCCACAAAAACAGTGAACAATGTTATTATCTACCACGACAGAGAAGATGGCGCAGATTATGATGCCGTTGCCTGGACGGCAGTACCGGCGGGAGACAGTATACAGATCAGTATGCCTATCAGTGAGATCCAGAATAAAACAAATAACTACAAACTGCGTATCCGCTTCCTGTTCACCAATGGTTCCAGCGCAGAAAAATCATATTCTTATTCTTACAGTGGGGGATTACCCGTATTAGATATAGACACAAAAGATGAGCTTAGCAAAACCGGCTGGACGATCAATTATGTGAACAGCCAGGAGAATGACGGTGCTGCTGCAAACCTGCTCGATAATAACCCTTCCACTATATGGCATACGCAATGGAAGAGTACGCAGCCTGCACATCCGCATACGGTGATCGTGGATATGCAGTCTTCCAAAAACATAACGGGCCTTTCATTCCTGCAGAGGGAAAACCTGAATGGCTCTTTGAAGGATATCACCATACATACAAGTGCTGATAATATCACTTACACTTCACAGGGTGCACATACCCTGCAGAACGTTAATACCATACAGTATAAAACATTTGCATCGGTGGTTAACTGCCGGTATATTAAGATTGTAACTGCTTCAAATTACTCCGGCTCTCACTATGCAGTGCTGGCGGAATTGGGGGCTTTTTAG
- a CDS encoding GlxA family transcriptional regulator encodes MILAYEVFTKANEYHGEVFSIKLVSNSRKTVLHKGLFTIHPDVLLTDKPKADLILIPALDEHVNKTLKHNNPLIEWVTAKYKQGAEVASLCTGAFLLAAAGILNGKQCSTHWQAAEVFRAMFPELELKTEKIITDEQGVYTTGGALSSMNLILYLVEKYYNRQTAIFCAKFFEIDLSRSSQSPFTIFTGQKNHEDAAIKAVQEYMENNLSEKISMKELAAAFNIDRRNFDRRFKKATMNTPAEYLQRIKIEAAKKSLETTRKNINEVMYDIGYNDVKAFRLLFKKITGLSPLDYRNRYNKDAELS; translated from the coding sequence GTGATACTTGCTTATGAAGTATTCACGAAGGCGAATGAATATCATGGAGAAGTATTTTCAATAAAGCTGGTGAGCAACTCCCGCAAAACAGTACTGCATAAAGGGTTGTTCACCATACACCCGGATGTGCTTTTAACTGATAAACCAAAAGCAGACCTGATCTTAATACCTGCTTTGGATGAACATGTGAATAAAACGCTGAAACATAACAATCCGCTGATTGAGTGGGTGACTGCAAAATATAAACAGGGTGCTGAAGTAGCCAGCCTTTGTACCGGCGCCTTCCTCCTGGCAGCAGCAGGGATCCTGAACGGCAAACAATGTTCTACACACTGGCAGGCTGCTGAAGTGTTTAGAGCAATGTTCCCTGAACTGGAGCTGAAAACAGAAAAGATCATTACAGATGAACAGGGTGTTTATACCACCGGTGGTGCGCTTTCTTCCATGAACCTGATATTATATCTCGTGGAGAAATATTACAACCGGCAAACGGCCATCTTCTGTGCCAAGTTCTTTGAAATAGACCTGAGCAGAAGCAGCCAGTCTCCTTTTACCATCTTCACCGGGCAAAAGAATCATGAAGATGCCGCCATCAAAGCAGTGCAGGAGTATATGGAAAATAATCTCAGTGAAAAGATCAGTATGAAAGAGCTGGCAGCTGCTTTTAATATCGACCGGCGGAACTTCGACAGGCGGTTCAAGAAAGCCACGATGAATACACCTGCCGAATATTTACAGCGCATAAAAATAGAAGCAGCTAAAAAGAGCCTGGAAACTACAAGGAAGAATATCAACGAAGTGATGTACGATATCGGGTATAACGATGTGAAAGCATTCAGATTGTTGTTTAAAAAGATAACCGGCCTATCTCCGCTGGATTACAGGAACAGGTACAATAAGGATGCAGAATTAAGTTAA
- a CDS encoding DUF1569 domain-containing protein, translating into MKTIFDKATRDDLINRIIALDENSTAQWGKMNLHQMLRHCTLWEDLPQGRLHLKQEFLGKIFGKFAWWATMRNDRPFDKNVPASPEVQVKEPVTVNVAEEKKKWISLIEAYPHLSAAHSIMHPFFGKLNRDQVGRLAYKHTDHHLRQFNA; encoded by the coding sequence ATGAAAACAATATTCGATAAAGCAACAAGAGATGATCTGATCAACAGGATCATTGCTCTCGATGAAAACAGTACCGCGCAATGGGGTAAAATGAACCTTCATCAAATGTTGAGGCATTGTACATTGTGGGAAGATCTGCCACAGGGCAGGTTACATTTAAAACAGGAATTCCTGGGCAAGATCTTCGGTAAATTTGCCTGGTGGGCTACCATGCGTAATGACCGGCCCTTTGATAAAAATGTTCCTGCCAGTCCTGAAGTGCAGGTGAAAGAACCGGTTACTGTTAATGTAGCCGAAGAAAAAAAGAAATGGATCAGCCTGATAGAAGCATATCCACATTTAAGCGCTGCTCACAGTATTATGCATCCTTTCTTTGGTAAACTGAACAGAGACCAGGTAGGGCGGTTAGCGTATAAACATACAGATCATCATCTTCGTCAATTCAATGCTTAA
- a CDS encoding VOC family protein encodes MKLFKDSIFWVEIAVSDFDRAKKFYSTIYDYDMPDIDTGDGRMGFLPHDRDAGGIGAAIVSGPDYTPANIGIKIVLNGGKDLGEVLKRVEKAGGKVISPKKQVSPSFGCLGTFEDTEGNVVSLHSMQ; translated from the coding sequence ATGAAACTCTTCAAAGATTCCATATTCTGGGTAGAAATCGCCGTGTCTGATTTTGACAGGGCAAAGAAATTCTACAGCACTATTTATGATTATGATATGCCTGATATTGATACGGGCGATGGACGGATGGGTTTCCTGCCACATGACAGGGATGCGGGAGGTATTGGTGCAGCTATTGTATCAGGGCCGGATTATACACCGGCGAATATTGGTATAAAGATCGTGCTGAATGGCGGTAAAGATCTGGGTGAAGTATTGAAACGTGTGGAGAAGGCAGGGGGCAAGGTGATCAGCCCTAAAAAACAGGTGTCTCCTTCATTTGGTTGTTTGGGTACTTTTGAAGATACGGAAGGAAATGTTGTTTCCCTGCATTCTATGCAGTAA